A section of the Triticum dicoccoides isolate Atlit2015 ecotype Zavitan chromosome 7A, WEW_v2.0, whole genome shotgun sequence genome encodes:
- the LOC119331722 gene encoding putative F-box protein At4g10190 has product MADGSRDISRRRNPADKLTEDLVVEILSHVPYKSLCRFKCVSKRWRGIISHPDHRKALPQHHLHDLAGFLYSSRGPGPDYLSIHNFNHVSPGGRPPIRPTLPFLPDCELFDLLDSCNGLLLCRRFETAYSRAFDYVVCNPATEKWVALPGFFSKMQAARLGFDPAVSSHFHVFQFVEDGAADANADTNDDDDGDSFGHVRAVDIYSSKTGAWTHKDSGWDFLPRIVSDSRSVFVNGFLHLLAIESAVVAMDVEGTTWRAIPMPDDEDAPIIDVDVGFIDLSRGRLYLANSDQHDFDKLSIWVLEDYGSEAWVLEHSVRYVNLFGVKNVRLGHEYHIVALHPQRNTIFLVYGHEKVLMSYEMDTGKVQFIHDLGQGSMEPYLPYVPLYSEALADWH; this is encoded by the coding sequence ATGGCGGACGGCTCCAGGGACATTAGCAGGCGGCGGAATCCAGCGGACAAGCTCACCGAAGACCTCGTCGTCGAGATCCTGTCGCACGTGCCGTACAAGTCGCTGTGCCGGTTCAAGTGCGTCTCCAAGCGGTGGCGCGGCATCATCTCCCACCCCGACCACCGCAAGGCGCTGCCGCAGCACCATCTCCATGACCTCGCCGGATTCCTCTACTCGAGCCGCGGCCCCGGCCCTGACTATTTATCAATTCACAATTTCAACCATGTCTCGCCGGGAGGCCGCCCTCCTATCCGCCCTACACTCCCCTTCCTGCCTGACTGCGAGCTATTCGACCTTCTGGATAGCTGCAACGGCCTGCTCCTCTGCCGCCGCTTCGAGACCGCTTATTCGCGGGCATTCGACTACGTGGTGTGCAATCCTGCCACGGAGAAATGGGTTGCTTTGCCCGGCTTCTTCAGCAAGATGCAGGCAGCTCGCTTGGGGTTCGACCCGGCCGTGTCCTCGCACTTCCATGTGTTCCAGTTCGTGGAGGATGGGGCTGCAGATGCAAATGCCGATACAAACGACGACGATGATGGCGATAGTTTTGGGCACGTCAGAGCGGTTGACATCTACTCGTCCAAAACCGGGGCCTGGACTCACAAGGACAGCGGTTGGGACTTCCTACCTAGGATAGTGAGTGATTCTAGAAGTGTCTTTGTCAATGGTTTTCTGCATTTGCTCGCCATCGAGTCTGCGGTGGTGGCAATGGATGTGGAGGGAACTACTTGGAGGGCTATTCCTATGCCGGACGATGAGGATGCCCCCATAATAGATGTTGATGTCGGGTTCATTGACCTGTCTCGAGGGCGTTTGTATCTGGCAAATAGTGATCAGCATGATTTTGATAAACTGTCGATCTGGGTTCTCGAGGACTACGGCAGTGAAGCGTGGGTCTTGGAGCACAGTGTCAGGTATGTGAATCTATTTGGAGTGAAGAATGTCCGGCTGGGACACGAGTACCATATTGTCGCCCTCCACCCAcaacgaaacacaattttcctagttTATGGGCATGAGAAGGTACTGATGTCTTATGAAATGGATACTGGGAAAGTGCAGTTCATCCACGATCTTGGACAGGGTTCCATGGAGCCTTATCTTCCTTATGTTCCCTTGTACTCAGAGGCATTGGCAGATTGGCACTGA